TTTAATCGGTATTGCCTTACTGTTTTCAGCACTAGCTACTCTTGGGTTTATCGCACGTATTGCTGAACTCAACCGTAATAACCTCGCTTATCAAGTGGCCACCGAGAATGCCGAAAAAGCCAATGAAGCCAAATCGATTTTTCTTGCGACGATGAGCCATGAATTGCGTACGCCAATGAACGGGGTTTTAGGTATTGCTCAGATCATCAAAGACGAATCTCAAGAACTTGAGACAAAGAAGCAGGCTCAAATACTCATCGACTCGGGGCAGCACCTGCTAACTATTCTTAATGATATTTTGGACTTCTCAAAAGTTGAACAAGGCAAACTTGAGTTGGAAATCCATCCATTCTCTATTGGCGAGCTGATTCTTAGCCTTGAGAAAACCTTAGGTTCTCAAGCAATAAATAAAGGTTTGCAGTTTGTCATTCGTAATCAGATTCCACCTAATATCGAACTTCACGGCGACCTCTCTCGAACTCGGCAAATACTCTTTAACTTGGTCGGCAACGCAATAAAGTTCACTCATACTGGTAAAGTTGAAATCGAATTCTCACTCGATAACGAGACGCCTGCCAATGTTTGTATTCGAGTTACAGACAGCGGCATTGGTATTGAAGATGATAAACTCGACGCCATTTTCACTCCGTTCGAGCAAGCTGAGCTTTCAACAACACGCCAGTTTGGTGGCACAGGTTTAGGCCTTTCAATTGTGAAGCGGTTGGTGGAAATGATGGGAGGAGAAGTCTCGGTCTCCAGTCAAGTCAACGTAGGTACTCAGTTCAGCTTAGTTATCCCTTTTGAGGTCAAAGAGCTTGAAATCAACGAGGAAGAAGCGCCCGCTCCCAGTAACGATATCCGGTTAGACAACTTCACCATCCTGCTGGTTGAAGATAACCGAGTGAATGCAATGGTAGCAAAAAAATTCTGTGAATCTATGGGGTTACTCGTCGATCATGCCAATGATGGGTTAGAAGCGATTAGCCGCCTTAAACATTCCCACTATGATTTGATCATCATGGACAACCACATGCCAAATATGAACGGCCTTGATGCGATTGAACATATACGCACCAAACTCAAACTCAACACCGTCATTTTTGCCTGTACCGCCGATGTATTTAAGGAAGCCCACGACGAGTTTATTCGTCGTGGGGCAAACTTTGTCCTGACGAAACCATTGCAAAAAAGCAGCTTGCAAAACGCTATCCATCAATTTTTGCAAGACTTTATCTCGCATCGTGAAGTGGCGGACGCCCTGAAGCATCTTCCACAAGATACCAGCCATAAAGTGTCGACGCTGGTTCGTACCTCAGTTGACAAACTGCCACTTACGGAAGAAGAAGTCTCTCAAAGCCCTTTATTCAACCAGCTTGAACTGCAAGATATAGAAAAAATCGAGCTACTTGAATCCTTGATATTTGAACTGGATACCAAAACAGATTCACTCATCGATACTCACTCCAATGCCACACCAACAGAACTTCATGCCATTCTTCATGCCATTAAAGGTATCGCACTTGAATTCTCTATGGGTGAGGTATTAGTCCTGACAAAACAGGCAGAAGATATGGCGAGGCAAGGAGAAATACCAGAGCTCGAACTGTTGCAAAAACTCGTCAACCGACTCATGGTAAACCGCCATGAAGCCAGTCGATTGATTGCTAGGTTACGTCCACATAACAAGACTGGCTAGGTGACCAAAAACGGGAGTTGCATTTTCATGCTCCTCCCGTTCATTATCTCTATAAACTTGCACTAAAATCAGAACTTAATATTCATACCAGCAAAGACGACATCGGACTCAAAATCATCAGCCAACACAAACTTCCTATACTCTAGGTTTAGACCAAGGGTACTAAAAAATATCAGCTCAGTACCCACTCCATAGTATGGGTGCAATCCGGTGTGAGAATCCGTTCTTTCCGTCCCACCGGAAGGCGTATAAGTTTTCTCAACATCGGAATAATTCACGCCTCCAACCGCATAGAGGTTAAGGAAAGAGATAGGAGACACACCCGCTTTCAAACCTGCAAACCCCGTGGAGTATGTCACTTCTTGCTTGGTTGTCCCCAACACGGTAGTAACGATGTTACTGGTCATTCCCTCAACCGCAGCGTAACCAAACTCCGCAGCAAAGTTCGGGTGGAATTGATACGCGTAATCAATCTTGCCCGCAAAACCTGAGTCACTCCAATCGTTAGGACCGTCCGTACCACCTCCTCCAATCCCAAATCCAATTTGGTGATTCCCTGCAAATGCCGTTGAAGACAGTAATAATGGCAATAATAAAAGCGCTTTTTTCATAACTGATTATTAATCATAGACACGAAACAGGAGCGGAAAATAACACAACAACTCAACATGTTGGATATTCTTTTTATATGACTTTGTCATAATATTGTCTTCGGTTCACAGCAGCCTACATGTCCTCTGACGCTGTGTTATTTAATATAGAGCGATATTTACACTCTAGCTCTTTCAAGGCAGCTTCTATACTTGGCTCTGGTTTACTCAGGTGAGTAATCAAAGTCATAAAATAGCAGTCTAAAAATAGGGGTATTTTCTCTGCTGGATTGGCAGATAAGTTTGAGTATGCGAACACTGCATCATTGTAAGACTGGTAATAGTCCATATCCCAAATCACCTCTTTAAGCAGAGCTCGACTTAGGTTTATATTGGAAAAATAATAACCATAATAGGTTGCCGCAAACTGCATCCCCGCTTCCAACATGCCATTAACTGGCCTGGACTGCCCTTGTTCAGCAAGTAGAGTAAGCTGATTGAGCATCCCTTCACGTAAGATCGCTAACTTGTTTTCAAAATGACTAAAGACTGTACCATCAGCAACGCCTGCTTGCCTTGCTATCTGGCGAGTAGATGTTTCCTGATACCCCTGCGTTTCAAACAATTCCCATGCAGCGCTAAGAATCCGCTCTTTTGTTTGTTCTCTCTTACCCATGCTTTTTTCATCCCAAATATCGCTGTGAGATCATACCTATACCCAAACGAGTTGACAAATTGAGCGCGCTCACTTAATAATTGAGCGTGCTCAATTATTTTTGGAAATCGTAATGAAAGAATCCCTCAAAGAAGTCATGACTCTGCTATGCAGATGGACAGTATTTATCCCAAGCTTATTTTGTTTCTCTTACATATTAAGGCCGATACTGATGGCAATATTGATACCAGGCGGCCTTTTGTTTCTTGCTATCATTGGAGGTTCAGAGGTAAGAAAAACAATGAAAAAAATGCTATTGTCGTCTTTACCCTAGTGGGTCCTCGATTTGCTATAAAAAGTGGCATTGATGGTTCACTGCCGCTTATTTCTTCTTTATACCTGCCAAGGTCAAATCATTGGGCCAAGTGAGGGTTTGATCACTTATTTTTTACAATTCAACGCCTCTAGCTCCTCACTTATTATGTCAATTTTGGAAAAAGACAATGATACTTCTTCCAATAATCGAAGAATAATACTACCTTAAGTGATTGATATTTGGTAATTCAGCTTCCAAAGCGTGTTTTATTGACCGAGAAAACACACAAGTGTGAATTTCTGCTTCTGGTTCGAATTGAGTTTCGAATTTAAAATATGCAAAACCAGAAAATAACAAGCACGTCACAAAGGAAGCAAAGGGACGCCATGAGTAATCAAGCGCTAATTCAGACATTCATCGACATTGTCGGCCAAGACCATGTGTTAACCGATAACAAAAAAACCGAATATTACCGCTCAGGCTTCCGCTCGGGTAAAGGCAAAGCACTGGCCGTTTTGTTTCCCGGTTCATTAGTTGAACAGTGGCGTCTGCTTCAGGCCGCGGTAGAAGCGAACTGCATTGTGATCATGCAGGCCGCCAAAACCGGTCTGACTGAAGGGTCTGCACCAAGTGGTGACGATTACGACCGTGAAGTTGTGGTGATCAACATCATGCGTATTAACTCGCTGCATTTGATTGAAAACGGCAAACAGATCATCAGTTTACCGGGTGTGAGCCTTCACCAACTTGAGAAGAAGCTTAAATCCGTTAACCGTGCGCCTCATTCCGTGATTGGCTCTTCTTCAATTGGCGCAACAGTTGTTGGTGGCATTGCCAACAACTCCGGTGGTGCTTTAGTCAAACGCGGCCCTGCGTACACGGAATTAGCGCTGTTTGGCCAGGTCACCAAAGAAGGCAAACTAGAACTTGTGAATCATTTAGGTATCGAAGGCCTTGGTGAAACGCCAGAAGAAATCCTGACCAATGTTGAACAAGGCAACTTTGACCCTTCTAAGATCATCCACAGTGATGCAATGGCATCAGACAAAGAGTACGAAGCTCGCGTTCGTGACGTTGATGCAGAAACCCCTTCCCGTTTTAATGCTGATTCCAGACGCCTGTTTGAAGCCAGCGGCTGTGCAGGTAAGCTGGCAGTGTTTGCAGTCCGTGTCGATACTAACCCTGTCGCTGAAAAAGAGCAGCTTTTCTACATCGGCTGTAGCGATCCAGCGAAGATGACGATGCTGCGCCGTGACATGCTCAGTGGCTTTAAACATTTGCCAGAAATGGGCGAATACATGCACCGCGACATTTTCAATCTGGCGGAAACTTACGGTAAAGATGTCTTCCTGTCGATTCATCACCTAGGCACTGACAAATTGCCTAAGTTCTTTGCGCTAAAAGCAAAAGTTGAGTCGATCCTGAAACGCATTCCGTTTGTGTCAAAAGATTTGCCCGATATTACGCTTTACTGGCTCACCAAGCTGTTCCCACAGCACCTTCCTAAGCGCATGCTGGAATTTAGAGATAAGTACGAGCACCATCTGATCCTAAAAATGAGTGATGGTGGTATCGATGAAGCGAAAGAGTATCTGGAGAACGTCTGGTCTAAGCAGGACGAGTGTGAGTACTTTGTTTGTGATGCTGATGAAGGCAAGAAAGCTCTGCTTCATCGCTTTGCGGCTGCGGGTGCTGCGATTCGCTATGAAACCATTCACTCCAATGAAGTGGAAGACATTCTGGCGTTGGATATTGCTCTGCGCCGAAACGACATTGACTGGGTAGAACAGCTACCAGAAGAGATCACCAAAGACTTGGTTATGGGTCTCTACTACGGTCACTTTATGTGTCATGTTTTCCATCAGGATTACATCTTCAGAAAAGGCGCGGATACGAAGAAGATCAAACAGAAAATGCTTGAGCTTTTAACTCAGAAAGGCGCCAAATACCCAGCAGAGCATAACGTAGGCCACCTCTATGAAGCCGAAAAGCAGCTTCAGGAGTTCTACCACTCATTGGATCCTACTAATACCTTTAACCCGGGTATCGGTAAAATGAGCAAGTACAAACGTAACTGCAGCTGCTGTGGCGGTTAACAGGCTTATTTAAAATCAGACCCACTCTGAGCTTTTTCAGTTCTTAACTCAAAGAGCTCAGAGGCCTTCTCACGCTCACTCTGCTACATTACCCCAAAGCTACATTATTCTGGCTCCAGCCAAATTTGTCACACAGCACTTTGAGTTGGTTCAGCTCATTTTGAGTCTGTTCAACCAACCAGTTAAGGATTTCACTGATCATGGGAGAATGATTACGTTGATAACAGTAGTACTGCCAGTCGCTATGTTGAAGTGAAAGCTGTTCAGGGCATTTGAGAAACTCACGCTTGAGTTCAGGTAATACCAACAACAGATCCGTCACTGTCACTCCCTGGCCGGATAGGCAGGCACTTAGCGCTAAATCCAAGCTGAAGAACACGGTATCCCTGCCCTTTTTCGCCCCTTTCAGATCAGCGTTGCTTAACCAGTTTTTCCAATCCTGATGATCAAGAGTGGCATGCAGATGTGGCAACGTCAGAACGTCACTTAACTGAATATGCTGCTTAGAGAGGGATTCAGCGTAAACCGGCGCCATAAACTCATCACGAAGAAAGGTCACATCTGAGCGATTCTGGTATCGCTCACGCTTTCGCGTGTTCACAATCAGCAGATCGCAGTCTTCAGAATCGAGAGGTGGATCTTCTTCAATCGATGGGATGATAACAATCTCGTGCTCAGGGTATCGCTCGTTGAGCATCGCAACCTTAGGCATCAGAATACGCGTGGCGTAACTGAGCGCACTTTTGATCACAATACGCTTCTTATTCGGCACCGCCCACTGAGCAATCAAGCTGTCTAGCGCAACGTAGTTTTTGCGCAGCACTTCATAGAGATCTTTCCCTTGCGTTGTTAACTCAATCGCTCGATGTTTTCGGATCACTAGAGATGCTTTTAGCTCATCTTCAAGTTGTTTTATCTGACGGCTGACTGCACTTTGGGTAACATTAAGCTCATCAGCCGCTTTGGTAAAGCTCATAAGGCGCGCCACAGATTCAAAGACTTTCAATCCGTTGTGTGAATAAGGGAGACGGTTATAAGGGGACATAATTCACTCGCATGATCTGAACTCATGTAAGAGTGGCATAAATGTCATTTGAAGGCCAGCCAATAAACTCGTACCTTATTGTGATAACGATCACGAGGCAAACAATGAAAAAAATTCTCTCTCTGGCATTTCCACTGATAATTTCGCAGCTCATCGCAATGGCACTGGTTCTGACTGATGTCTGGATGATGTCGCGACTCAGTGTGTCTGCGCTAGCAGCTGGAGGATTGGGTGCGTCCATCTACAGTTTCGTCTTTATTGTGGCGAGCAGCACCGTGGGTTGTGTGGCGAATTTAATTGCGATTGCTTATGGTCAACGTATTGCGAGGCCGGAATACGGCAATCAGCAAATCCGCTTAGCAGTAAAAGGGGCTGTACTACTGACGGTGATCCTGTCTGCGATCTTAACCTTGTGTTTTGCATATGCACCGCAACTACTGGCACTGGCGAAGCAGCCTCAAGAGCTCGCTGGCCCAGCTATGGAATACCTAGGCGCATTAAAATGGGCTATGCTGCCGTCTCTGATGTTACTAGTACTACGCGGCTTAAGCAGTGCGCTTGGTAATGTTCGCTCGATCATGGTGATGTCATTACTGACCGTTGCGCTCAACGTACCTATCAGCTATTTGCTTGCTTTCCAGCTAGAGCTTGGCTTGGCAGGACTTGGCGCGGGTACCGCTTTGGCAGCGTTCATTGTGATGCTGGGCTACGGCTACTGGGTGTTTAAGCGCCCTGAATACAAGCCGTTTGCGCCGTGGAAAAATACGGAAGAATACTCGCTATCATTGCTTAAACCTTTACTGACGATGGGCTTGCCTATTGCACTGGCTGCGCTGCTTGAACACGGCCTGATTTACGGTGGCACTTTGATGGCAGGCACCATCAGTATCGCCGCGCTCGCATTGCACCAAATTTTGCTGCAATGCCTGAGCTTCACCTGGAACATCAACTTTGGTTTCTCGCAAGCCGCAGCAATTTTGGTCGGTCAGGACTACGGTGCGGAAGACTATGATGGTATTAAGCGCACAGCCCTGCGTAGCTTTGGCCTGACGACAGTGATCAGCGTAGTACTAGCAGGTGTGTTCATGTTATGGCCTGAGCTGATCGGCTCCATTTTCAACCTGGATGCTGAGCTTTCAACACTGCTCGTCGCCGTTCTATGGGTAGTTGCGCTCTCTTTCATTGTTGATGCATGGCAACTACTGGCGATTAACCTGCTTCGCGGCATGAAGATCGTTGTTGGCCCGACTGTAGTGACGGCTGTCGGCTACTGGCTGTTTGGTCTGCCTGCTGCATGGCTGCTACTGCCAGACTTTGGTTTAGGTGGCATCTGGGGCGGTATCGGTATTGGTCTAGGCGTCACAGGTGTGTTGCTACTTGTTCAGCTTCTGCTGGCGATTAAGAAACAACGCAATACAGATTCTCTTGCCGTAGCCATGGGTTAGTCGGTAGTATCGCTTCGACCATGAGTGAGAGAAGCGATGACAGACCTCGATATTGAATTTGAACATATTTTTCTGGAAGTAAAAGCCGAACGCTGGCACAGCATCGAACGATTCTATTTCAGCTACTTTTGCTTCCGGGAAAATTACCTCACCAAAAAAGGCAAGCCAGATTGGGAACTCGCCCGCCAGCAGTGCCCTCGTTCCCGCTCTCTCACTATTATTAAGCACGCTGAGCTTGAGCCGCTGGTTCCGCACGAAGTGATCACCGGAGAAATCAAACGTTACTGGCGTGATGGTTTACTCACACCAAGAGCATTACGCCGTATTCTCGACAGCCTTCTGTATTACGCGACCATTACCAAAGCAGAAAAGAACGTCTTAAAACAAGCAGGCCTTCTCAACGCAATGCCAGCCTTTTGGTATCAATCCAAAGACAAATCACCGATATCAAGGTTCGCAGCCGCAAATATCGAGATGCAAGACCAATCAAGAGATTAGCGCCTACGATGAATTCTGGCGGGCAACACCGTAACTCCTGTTTTCATCTCCGGCTGCTTTAGAATGGCTTGTCCGTAATCAAATAGTGTCTGAGCAATCAGCTCGCAGTCCTGTTCAACCGAGTCAATTTTCACAGGTAAGCAATCCAGAATGTCGTAGTTATCGAAGGTCGCCAAGCGAATATCTTCACCCAGCATGTTCTTCTCGGTCAAAAAACGCAAAACCCCTTCCAACAACGAATACGAGGCAGTATATACGGCTTTAGGTAGACGCCCTAGATCTTCTACAGCCAGTGCCATGAGCTCGTAGCCTGACTCAGGTTGATAATCCTTGGTATACACGAAGCGATCATCAAAACGCACACCTGCATCCTTAAGCCCGAGCTGATAGCCCTTAAAACGATCTCGGCTCGTAGACAAGTTAAGCTGACCACCGATATACACGCACTCTTCACCACTTAAGGCTAATTGAGCCACCACTTCCTTCGTCGCTTGCTCAGCATTGGTTTTGATATTGATGAAATGGCTATCTTCTAATATACGGTCAAAGAAAATTACTGGAGTGCTTGGGCTGATAGGTTGATAGAAGGTGTCATCCATCATGCAAGTTGCCACTAACAGGACATCCACCTGCCGTTCAATCAAGCTCTTTACTGCCTGTTGTTCCTGTACATGATCATCGTCGGACGAGGCGATAAGTAGCTGATAACCATTATTCCGATACAGTATTTCCAACCGTTTAGCAATGTTCGCAAAGCCCATGTTCGCTAAATCTGGAATGACTAAGCCTACGGTATAGGTCTGCTTAGACTTGAGCGCTCTGGCGTAGATACTCGGCTTGTAATGATACTGTTCAGCAATAGCCTGTACTTTCTCCACCGTGTCTTCATGAATACGGTGCTTTTTTGCGTGTCCATTGAGCACAAAACTCACTGTTGACTTGGAGACACCCGCTAATGCTGCAATGTCTGCCAATTTCAGTTTTTTACCTGCCATTATTCTCTTTTCCTACTCGGTGTCTTTATCAGCCTGCCTTGCTGCTAGCTCGATCAACGCCACTGCGCTCTCATGTTTAGACTCTGACAATGATCACAATTTGATCTTTATCGTGATAAATGATCTCTGCAAACCTAGATCGCTAAACCGTTTTAGCTATACAATCAGCTTAATTTAGTTAAGTAAGAGATGCAATGATGAAAAACAGAGTTTGGGTAACAGGAGATGCGGTTGTAGACCTGATTCCAGATAGCGAGTCCAGCTATTTGAAATGCCCAGGTGGCGCGCCTGCTAATGTGGCAGTCGCCATCGCCAGATTGGGCGGTGATGCTGCTTTTATTGGTCGCGTCGGGCAAGATCCCCTCGGCCGTTTTATGCAACAGACACTCAAGCAAGAGCAAGTCGATACGCAGATGATGATACTCGACGAAGCACAGCGCACTTCAACCGTTATTGTTGACCTTGATGATTCTGGCGAGCGAAGCTTTACCTTTATGGTCAAGCCTAGTGCAGACCAATTCCTTGAAAGCAGTGACCTACCGACCTTCACCCAGGATCAGTGGCTGCACGTATGCTCAATTGCACTAGCGAACGAGCCAAGTCGCAGCAGCACACTGGAAGCGATGCGTCAGATTAAAGCCGCAGGTGGATATGTAAGTTTTGACCCTAACTTAAGAGAAGAGGTGTGGGCAAATCCAGAAGAACTCAAACCTGTCGTACGTGAAGCAATTGCCCTGGCCGATGTCGTCAAGTTTTCGGATGATGAGCTGCTGTTTTTGACAGGCAGCGATACCCTTGAACAAGGCGTGGAAGCATTAAAACCGTTTAAAAATACACTAGTCTTAATCACTCAGGGGGCGAAAGGTGCGTTAGTCCTGTTTGAAAAAACACAACAGCTTATTGCCAGCCAAGCAGTATCACCCGTTGATACTACAGGTGCAGGCGATGCTTTTGTCGGAGGCTTGCTCGCTAAGTTGTCTCAATATAATGACTGGCAGCAGCTTGAGGTCATTAAGTCTGCGGTAAAATGGGCTAATGGCTGTGGCGCACTTGCTACTACGCAGAAAGGCGCTATGACTGCTCTGCCTTCCTATCAGGCTCTTGAGGAATATATTCAGAGGTAAGTTCAGAATAGTAAAAACGGCGCTCGCTCCTGCCAAAAGTCAGGTAACGCTGCAACAACATAGCTGAAAGCAGTCCCCCGTAGCTAAAACATGGTTTTGGCTCACTCCTACCCCGCCTCAGGCGGGGTATTTTACTTTTTGGTGCTCCCCACTCGAATACCAGTTAATGGGACCACTGAGCCATCTATGTACATGACTCAAGGCTAGCTTTCATAGGTTAGAAACTTTAAGGTTATTCCTAATAAGACTAACACGTTTCATATTCGTTTAGCTTCATCATGGAGTAGCCACTACTAAAATCGGGGTACTGCTAACTCACATTTTAGAACCAGAAAATGAAAAAAGCCCACCAAAAGGCAGGCTGTGATTCCAAACAATAAGAATACAATTGGCAATAATATAATTATTTCCCGATTAAACAGGTTGCGACTTCAACCAGAGCAATTAACTGATAATTAACTCTGGATTAATAGCCTAAAAACATTTAGATTCACGGAAAACAAATAAAAATTACATATTTCATTAAAATAAATCAAAATAATTTATCTTAATGAATTACAAGCATGAATAAAATCACGTTTGGCTGGCTATTAAATGATAAACAAGATAATAAAGCTTATTACAGAGAGTAAGCATGATACAGGCGGTGTAAAATTCCTCGCTCAGGAAATGGGCATAAAATACAGCACTCTATACAGCCTGTATTCAGGAAAAAACAGTAACCCAACCATTGATACAGTCGGAAAGATCTGTGATTACTACAACATCACCTTTTCTGACCTTTCAGATGAAGTGACTTCATCTCATCACTTTGACTCGTTGCAATCTGAAATTGTTAGACTATCTCAACATGAAGGTGTCGATGTTTTTATTAAAAACAACCACCTTATTGACAGTTTACCCAAAAGTAGCCAGTTGATTTTTGAAAAGTTCACTCCCCCTTTGAAAAACAAAAATCATTATATTTGTCTCACAGAAACTGGTGAAATTGTCTTGAGAAAAGCCATTGAAGAAGATAATAAATTTCTATTTATCTCTTCAAATAGAATAATTCATAAGAATGATTATCCAATAATGCAACTAAAGAATGTCAAAATATAACTTCTTCAAAATAAGGAAAAAACGCTCTCGACTCTATTCCATCGATGGATTGGTGGGATTTATTGACAAGGAGATGTTTAGGCACGCTTATATCGATAAGCACGATGTTAACCTTCACAAAGAACAGTATTCCATTACCGATAAACGAATTCGTGCGATCAATGTAAAAGAAAAAACTGTCGAAATGGAAATCTCCGATATTCCGGTAACCGTAACGATGAAAAGCTTACTTACCCCTTCAATCAGGAAAAAACTCAATATAAGTAATGAAAACTTTGTTGCTATCTATCACCAAATGGAACAATAACTAATGAACGTACTAGAAAAGTCAACCATACTCGCGACTCTAGGGCTGTTCTGTTTCCTAACTGCTTCAAACATGGCCGCAGCAAAAGCTGTTGAATTCTTCGGTATCCATCTTACGGCGGGATTCTTCACCTACCCATTTGTTTACCTCTTCTCTTCCATCATCATGGCGACGCGTTCTCCAGACGTGTACTTCAAATGTATAACCTTTGCCTATTTCGGTTATCTGTCGTTTATCAGCCTGATGTACATCGCAGCGATTCTGCCCGGCGTCAACGCCGAGTCGACTTACAACAAGAGTTTTGACCTAATCTACAATCTCAGTAATTACCGAATTTACTTATCCTCATTGTGTGCCTACTTCGTCTCAATGTTCCTGTTTGGAGTGCTATTTAACTCATTGAAAATTGAAAGCATTGGCATCAGAATTGTGCTGGCAACACTGATCGTTGCTCTCGCTGACGTTAACCTTTTCCTCATCCTAGCTTTCTCAGGTGTCAAAGAAAGCAGCTTACTAATGAACATTATGTTCTGGGCGAGCATTAAAAAGCTGGTTGCGCAGCTGATTCTGCTAGGACCAACCCTATTACTTATTAATCTGATCAGGAATAAACATGAGTACTGTGTTTCAAATTAGCGATTGCCATTTGAGCGATGAGTCGAGCTTTCAAAACCTTAAGAAGGCGCTGAATGTTGCAAATGCTGATAGTGATTGCGACACAATTCTGCTGACCGGTGATATCTGCTGTGGCCCTAAATCAGGCGATTATGCAAAGCTGCTGAGTTTCGTTTCCCAGCACGTTGATAGCAAAAAACAGGTTTATGCCATTGCAGGCAACCATGATGATATCGTTTTGATGAAAGATGAGCTGAAGGGCTCTTTGATTCAGGTGGTGGATCAATGTGAGATTGCAGGGCGCGATTTCATCTTCCTCGACTCAAGTCAGAAGCCTATTGATGCTCAACATCCTCTCGGCTCAGGTAGAATAGACAATCGCGGTATCGCTCATCTGAGAAAGCAAATCCGTAAGAAAAAAGACCCTATTGTGGTCGTACATCACCCAGTGATACGTGTTGGCTCAGAGTGGATGAAAGCCATTTGCCTTGAGAACGACCAACAGATATTCAACATCCTTAAGCAATCAGGCGTCAGAGAAGTTATTTGTGGTCATGGTCATGATCATATTACCTGCACCAAAGAAGGTGTGACGCAGTACATGGCGCCAGCAACCGCTTATGGATTTGATCACTCCATTCCTGAATACAATCGAAGTGAACGTATCGGAATGAATAAATTTACGATTTCAAAACAAACAATAACTGTAAATGAGGTTGTGCTATGAGATTAAGCTTGGTTCTCGATATTTCGAAAGCCGTTGTCGCGATGTATGTGGGGGTGTTCTGCGTACTGGTCAGCTATAACAATGTGATTGATTACAATACAAACTTCCAATTTGTTCAACACGTATTGGCTATGGACCAAATGAAGGCATTTTTTACAGGCGATAACCTGTATGGACGTGCGATCACTTCTCCGACACTTCACACTGTGTTTTACAATCTGATCATCGCACTTGAGTTCCTTGCGGGCGCTTTGTGCGTTATCGGCGCGGTGATTATGTTCTTCAAACGTGAAGCAGCCGGAT
This sequence is a window from Vibrio coralliilyticus. Protein-coding genes within it:
- a CDS encoding MATE family efflux transporter, with product MKKILSLAFPLIISQLIAMALVLTDVWMMSRLSVSALAAGGLGASIYSFVFIVASSTVGCVANLIAIAYGQRIARPEYGNQQIRLAVKGAVLLTVILSAILTLCFAYAPQLLALAKQPQELAGPAMEYLGALKWAMLPSLMLLVLRGLSSALGNVRSIMVMSLLTVALNVPISYLLAFQLELGLAGLGAGTALAAFIVMLGYGYWVFKRPEYKPFAPWKNTEEYSLSLLKPLLTMGLPIALAALLEHGLIYGGTLMAGTISIAALALHQILLQCLSFTWNINFGFSQAAAILVGQDYGAEDYDGIKRTALRSFGLTTVISVVLAGVFMLWPELIGSIFNLDAELSTLLVAVLWVVALSFIVDAWQLLAINLLRGMKIVVGPTVVTAVGYWLFGLPAAWLLLPDFGLGGIWGGIGIGLGVTGVLLLVQLLLAIKKQRNTDSLAVAMG
- a CDS encoding LacI family DNA-binding transcriptional regulator, encoding MAGKKLKLADIAALAGVSKSTVSFVLNGHAKKHRIHEDTVEKVQAIAEQYHYKPSIYARALKSKQTYTVGLVIPDLANMGFANIAKRLEILYRNNGYQLLIASSDDDHVQEQQAVKSLIERQVDVLLVATCMMDDTFYQPISPSTPVIFFDRILEDSHFINIKTNAEQATKEVVAQLALSGEECVYIGGQLNLSTSRDRFKGYQLGLKDAGVRFDDRFVYTKDYQPESGYELMALAVEDLGRLPKAVYTASYSLLEGVLRFLTEKNMLGEDIRLATFDNYDILDCLPVKIDSVEQDCELIAQTLFDYGQAILKQPEMKTGVTVLPARIHRRR
- a CDS encoding aminoimidazole riboside kinase; translated protein: MMKNRVWVTGDAVVDLIPDSESSYLKCPGGAPANVAVAIARLGGDAAFIGRVGQDPLGRFMQQTLKQEQVDTQMMILDEAQRTSTVIVDLDDSGERSFTFMVKPSADQFLESSDLPTFTQDQWLHVCSIALANEPSRSSTLEAMRQIKAAGGYVSFDPNLREEVWANPEELKPVVREAIALADVVKFSDDELLFLTGSDTLEQGVEALKPFKNTLVLITQGAKGALVLFEKTQQLIASQAVSPVDTTGAGDAFVGGLLAKLSQYNDWQQLEVIKSAVKWANGCGALATTQKGAMTALPSYQALEEYIQR
- a CDS encoding helix-turn-helix domain-containing protein, with translation MINKIIKLITESKHDTGGVKFLAQEMGIKYSTLYSLYSGKNSNPTIDTVGKICDYYNITFSDLSDEVTSSHHFDSLQSEIVRLSQHEGVDVFIKNNHLIDSLPKSSQLIFEKFTPPLKNKNHYICLTETGEIVLRKAIEEDNKFLFISSNRIIHKNDYPIMQLKNVKI
- a CDS encoding VUT family protein — translated: MNVLEKSTILATLGLFCFLTASNMAAAKAVEFFGIHLTAGFFTYPFVYLFSSIIMATRSPDVYFKCITFAYFGYLSFISLMYIAAILPGVNAESTYNKSFDLIYNLSNYRIYLSSLCAYFVSMFLFGVLFNSLKIESIGIRIVLATLIVALADVNLFLILAFSGVKESSLLMNIMFWASIKKLVAQLILLGPTLLLINLIRNKHEYCVSN
- a CDS encoding metallophosphoesterase family protein, whose protein sequence is MSTVFQISDCHLSDESSFQNLKKALNVANADSDCDTILLTGDICCGPKSGDYAKLLSFVSQHVDSKKQVYAIAGNHDDIVLMKDELKGSLIQVVDQCEIAGRDFIFLDSSQKPIDAQHPLGSGRIDNRGIAHLRKQIRKKKDPIVVVHHPVIRVGSEWMKAICLENDQQIFNILKQSGVREVICGHGHDHITCTKEGVTQYMAPATAYGFDHSIPEYNRSERIGMNKFTISKQTITVNEVVL
- a CDS encoding DUF2165 family protein, with translation MRLSLVLDISKAVVAMYVGVFCVLVSYNNVIDYNTNFQFVQHVLAMDQMKAFFTGDNLYGRAITSPTLHTVFYNLIIALEFLAGALCVIGAVIMFFKREAAGFSKGQAFYVAGVTVALGVWYFGFGVVGAEWFSMWANSWNGQMKAYTFAMFIILTLIYVLMPRPNND